A genome region from Octopus sinensis linkage group LG26, ASM634580v1, whole genome shotgun sequence includes the following:
- the LOC115224656 gene encoding latent-transforming growth factor beta-binding protein 2-like isoform X2 — protein MKKLVFFLLIFVVVLWETEGQLVTGGKPLVSGGLPVGNEEEIVTAKPLEDEEVSESEDVSVTEARPSHDADAGNSTSEGERLAASPTKRTCKVSCDKILAYKKLQRVKCKWGTCIRYSTKYRRIPSICIRCCKGWTGVPGRCRDINECTWRDRCGTNGRCNNTLGSYKCVCNRGYRWDGRTCVDINECATIRLMPHYKCYNTPGSFYIDCMEGFQKIKEKCIGIGTI, from the exons ATGAAGAAGCTTGTCTTTTTCTTACttattttcgttgttgttctTTGGGAAACTGAAGGACAGTTGGTAACTGGGGGGAAGCCTTTGGTGTCGGGAGGACTGCCAGTGGGTAATGAAGAAGAGATTGTGACCGCAAAACCTTTAGAGGATGAAGAAGTTTCCGAGAGTGAAGATGTGTCAGTGACTGAAGCTCGACCGTCTCATGATGCAGATGCAGGTAACTCAACATCGGAAGGGGAACGTCTTGCTGCGTCGCCAACTAA GAGAACGTGTAAAGTGAGTTGTGATAAAATTCTGGCGTACAAGAAACTACAAAGAGTAAAGTGCAAGTGGGGAACGTGTATAAGATACAG TACCAAATACAGGAGAATTCCTTCGATCTGTATCAGATGTTGTAAAGGATGGACTGGCGTGCCTGGAAGGTGCAGAG ACATAAATGAATGTACATGGAGGGACCGATGCGGTACAAACGGTAGATGCAATAACACACTAGGATCTTACAAATGTGTCTGTAACCGAGGATATCGTTGGGACGGAAGAACCTGTGTTG ACATCAACGAGTGTGCAACGATACGTTTAATGCCTCATTACAAGTGTTACAACACACCAGGTTCTTTTTATATTGACTGCATGGAAGGATTCCAAAAGATCAAGGAAAAGTGTATAG GCATTGGCACCATCTGA
- the LOC115224656 gene encoding latent-transforming growth factor beta-binding protein 2-like isoform X1: protein MKKLVFFLLIFVVVLWETEGQLVTGGKPLVSGGLPVGNEEEIVTAKPLEDEEVSESEDVSVTEARPSHDADAGNSTSEGERLAASPTKRTCKVSCDKILAYKKLQRVKCKWGTCIRYSTKYRRIPSICIRCCKGWTGVPGRCRDINECTWRDRCGTNGRCNNTLGSYKCVCNRGYRWDGRTCVDINECAMIRLMHHYKCYNTPGSFYIDCMEGFQMIKEKCIDINECATIRLMPHYKCYNTPGSFYIDCMEGFQKIKEKCIGIGTI, encoded by the exons ATGAAGAAGCTTGTCTTTTTCTTACttattttcgttgttgttctTTGGGAAACTGAAGGACAGTTGGTAACTGGGGGGAAGCCTTTGGTGTCGGGAGGACTGCCAGTGGGTAATGAAGAAGAGATTGTGACCGCAAAACCTTTAGAGGATGAAGAAGTTTCCGAGAGTGAAGATGTGTCAGTGACTGAAGCTCGACCGTCTCATGATGCAGATGCAGGTAACTCAACATCGGAAGGGGAACGTCTTGCTGCGTCGCCAACTAA GAGAACGTGTAAAGTGAGTTGTGATAAAATTCTGGCGTACAAGAAACTACAAAGAGTAAAGTGCAAGTGGGGAACGTGTATAAGATACAG TACCAAATACAGGAGAATTCCTTCGATCTGTATCAGATGTTGTAAAGGATGGACTGGCGTGCCTGGAAGGTGCAGAG ACATAAATGAATGTACATGGAGGGACCGATGCGGTACAAACGGTAGATGCAATAACACACTAGGATCTTACAAATGTGTCTGTAACCGAGGATATCGTTGGGACGGAAGAACCTGTGTTG ACATCAACGAGTGTGCAATGATACGTTTAATGCATCATTACAAGTGTTACAACACACCAGGTTCTTTTTATATTGACTGCATGGAAGGATTCCAAATGATCAAGGAAAAATGTATAG ACATCAACGAGTGTGCAACGATACGTTTAATGCCTCATTACAAGTGTTACAACACACCAGGTTCTTTTTATATTGACTGCATGGAAGGATTCCAAAAGATCAAGGAAAAGTGTATAG GCATTGGCACCATCTGA